One Neisseria sp. Marseille-Q5346 genomic region harbors:
- the mpl gene encoding UDP-N-acetylmuramate:L-alanyl-gamma-D-glutamyl-meso-diaminopimelate ligase — MKHIHIIGIGGTFMGGVAAIAKEAGFNVSGCDAKMYPPMSTQLEALGIDVHEGFDATQLDEFKADIYVIGNVAKRGMDVIEAILNKGLPYISGPQWLAENVLHQHWVLGVAGTHGKTTTASMLAWVLEYAGLAPGFLIGGVPENFSVSARLPQTPRQDPNSKSPFFVIEADEYDTAFFDKRSKFVHYRPRTAILNNLEFDHADIFADLGAIQTQFHHLVRTVPSEGLIVCNGQQQSLQDTLDKGCWTPVEKFGTEQGWQVGTVHADGSFDVRHHGETVGHVAWELMGEHNRMNALAVISAARHAGVDIQTACEALSAFKNVKRRMEIKGTVNGITVYDDFAHHPTAIETTIEGLRQRVGNARILAVLEPRSNTMKLGTMKAALPASLNDADQVFCYAGGVDWDIAEALAPLGSKLHVGKDFDAFVAEIVKNAEAGDHILVMSNGGFGGIHGKLLEALK; from the coding sequence ATGAAACACATCCACATTATCGGTATCGGCGGCACATTTATGGGCGGCGTAGCGGCTATTGCCAAAGAAGCAGGTTTTAATGTCAGCGGTTGCGACGCAAAGATGTATCCGCCGATGAGCACCCAGCTCGAAGCCTTGGGCATTGACGTACACGAAGGTTTTGATGCTACTCAATTGGACGAATTTAAAGCCGATATTTACGTTATCGGTAATGTTGCCAAACGCGGCATGGATGTGATTGAAGCCATTTTGAACAAAGGCCTGCCTTATATTTCCGGCCCGCAATGGCTGGCTGAAAACGTATTACACCAGCACTGGGTACTCGGCGTGGCGGGGACGCACGGCAAAACGACCACAGCCTCCATGCTGGCATGGGTCTTGGAATATGCCGGCCTTGCGCCGGGCTTCCTCATCGGCGGCGTACCGGAAAACTTCAGCGTTTCCGCCCGTCTGCCGCAAACGCCGCGCCAAGACCCTAACTCAAAATCCCCATTCTTCGTTATCGAAGCCGACGAATACGATACCGCCTTTTTTGACAAACGCTCCAAATTCGTACACTACCGTCCGCGTACCGCCATTTTGAACAATCTGGAATTCGACCACGCCGACATTTTTGCCGATTTGGGCGCCATTCAAACCCAATTTCATCATTTGGTACGCACCGTGCCGTCTGAAGGCTTAATCGTCTGCAACGGCCAGCAGCAAAGCCTGCAAGATACTCTAGACAAAGGTTGCTGGACGCCCGTAGAAAAATTTGGTACCGAACAAGGCTGGCAGGTTGGTACCGTCCATGCCGACGGCTCGTTCGACGTACGCCATCACGGCGAAACGGTCGGACACGTCGCTTGGGAACTGATGGGCGAACACAACCGCATGAACGCACTCGCCGTCATCTCTGCCGCGCGTCATGCCGGCGTCGATATTCAGACGGCCTGTGAAGCTTTGAGCGCGTTTAAAAATGTCAAACGCCGTATGGAAATCAAAGGCACGGTGAACGGCATCACTGTTTACGACGACTTCGCCCACCACCCGACCGCCATCGAAACCACTATCGAAGGTCTGCGCCAACGTGTCGGTAACGCACGCATCCTCGCCGTCCTCGAGCCACGTTCCAACACCATGAAACTCGGCACCATGAAAGCCGCCCTGCCCGCAAGCTTAAACGATGCCGACCAAGTGTTCTGCTACGCCGGCGGCGTGGACTGGGACATCGCCGAAGCCCTCGCGCCTTTAGGCAGCAAGCTGCACGTTGGCAAAGACTTCGATGCCTTTGTTGCCGAAATCGTAAAAAATGCCGAAGCAGGCGACCATATTTTGGTCATGAGCAACGGCGGTTTCGGCGGAATACACGGAAAGCTGTTAGAAGCCTTGAAATAA
- a CDS encoding P-II family nitrogen regulator codes for MKKIEAIIKPFKLDDVREILTEIGITGMTVSEVKGFGRQKGHTEIYRGAEYAVDFLPKVKIELVLADDKVDQAVDAILETAHSGKIGDGKIFIYPVEEAIRIRTGERSEAAL; via the coding sequence ATGAAAAAAATCGAAGCCATTATCAAACCTTTCAAACTCGACGATGTACGCGAAATCCTGACTGAAATCGGCATTACCGGCATGACCGTCAGCGAAGTCAAAGGTTTCGGCCGCCAAAAAGGCCATACGGAAATTTATCGCGGCGCGGAATACGCAGTCGATTTTCTGCCTAAAGTAAAAATCGAATTAGTATTGGCTGACGATAAAGTCGATCAGGCTGTGGATGCCATTTTAGAAACCGCGCATTCCGGCAAAATCGGTGACGGTAAAATCTTTATTTATCCGGTTGAAGAAGCTATCCGTATCCGTACCGGTGAACGCTCGGAAGCAGCGCTTTAA
- the lpdA gene encoding dihydrolipoyl dehydrogenase, whose amino-acid sequence MSLVELKVPDIGGHENVDIIAVEVNVGDTIAVDDTLITLETDKATMDVPAEVAGVVKEVKVKVGDKISEGGLIAVVEAEGAAAAPKAEAPAAPAQEAPKAAAPAPQAAQFGGSADAEYDVVVLGGGPGGYSAAFAAADEGLKVAIVERYKTLGGVCLNVGCIPSKALLHNAAVIDEVRHLAANGIKYPEPELDIDMLRGYKDGVVSRLTTGLAGMAKGRKVDVIQGDGQFLDPHHLEVSLTTGDVYEQATPTGEKKIVAFKNCIIAAGSRVTKLPFIPEDPRIIDSSGALALKEVPGKLLIIGGGIIGLEMGTVYSTLGSRLDVVEMMDGLMQGADRDLVKVWQKQNEYRFDNIMINTKTVAVEPKEDGVYVTFEGANAPKEPQRYDAVLVAAGRAPNGKLISAEKAGVAVTDRGFIEVDKQMRTNVPHIYAIGDIVGQPMLAHKAVHEGHVAAENCAGHKAYFDARVIPGVAYTSPEVAWVGETELSAKASGRKITKANFPWAASGRAIANGCDNGFTKLIFDAETGRIIGGGIVGPNGGDMIGEVCLAIEMGCDAADIGKTIHPHPTLGESIGMAAEVALGVCTDLPAQKKK is encoded by the coding sequence ATGAGCTTAGTTGAATTAAAAGTGCCCGACATTGGCGGTCACGAAAACGTAGATATTATTGCGGTTGAAGTAAATGTAGGCGACACCATTGCTGTGGACGATACCCTGATTACTTTGGAAACCGATAAAGCCACTATGGACGTACCTGCCGAAGTTGCAGGTGTCGTTAAAGAAGTTAAAGTTAAAGTCGGCGATAAAATCTCCGAAGGCGGCTTGATTGCAGTCGTTGAAGCCGAAGGTGCAGCTGCCGCTCCTAAAGCCGAAGCACCAGCTGCTCCTGCACAAGAAGCCCCTAAAGCTGCTGCTCCAGCTCCTCAAGCTGCACAATTTGGCGGTTCTGCCGATGCTGAATACGATGTGGTCGTATTGGGTGGCGGCCCCGGCGGTTATTCCGCTGCATTTGCCGCTGCTGACGAAGGCTTGAAAGTTGCCATCGTTGAACGTTACAAAACTTTGGGCGGCGTTTGCTTAAACGTCGGCTGTATCCCTTCCAAAGCTTTATTGCACAACGCTGCCGTTATCGATGAAGTACGCCACTTGGCTGCCAACGGTATCAAATATCCAGAGCCTGAACTCGATATCGACATGCTGCGCGGCTACAAAGACGGCGTGGTTTCCCGCCTGACCACTGGCTTGGCAGGTATGGCTAAAGGCCGTAAAGTGGACGTTATCCAAGGCGACGGCCAATTCTTAGATCCTCACCACTTGGAAGTGTCGCTGACTACCGGCGACGTGTACGAGCAAGCGACTCCTACTGGCGAGAAAAAAATCGTTGCCTTCAAAAACTGTATCATTGCAGCAGGTAGCCGCGTAACCAAACTGCCTTTCATTCCTGAAGATCCACGCATCATCGATTCCAGCGGCGCTTTAGCTCTGAAAGAAGTACCGGGCAAACTGTTGATCATCGGCGGCGGTATTATCGGTCTCGAAATGGGTACGGTTTACAGCACTCTGGGTTCTCGCCTGGATGTGGTTGAAATGATGGACGGCCTGATGCAAGGCGCAGACCGCGACTTGGTTAAAGTATGGCAAAAACAAAACGAATACCGTTTTGACAACATCATGATCAACACCAAAACTGTTGCTGTCGAGCCTAAAGAAGACGGCGTTTACGTTACCTTCGAAGGTGCAAATGCGCCTAAAGAGCCACAACGTTACGATGCCGTACTCGTAGCTGCCGGTCGTGCGCCTAACGGCAAACTGATCAGCGCTGAGAAAGCCGGTGTTGCCGTAACTGACCGCGGCTTCATCGAAGTGGACAAACAAATGCGTACCAACGTGCCGCACATCTACGCTATCGGCGATATCGTCGGTCAACCGATGTTGGCACACAAAGCCGTTCACGAAGGTCACGTTGCCGCTGAAAACTGTGCCGGCCACAAAGCCTACTTCGACGCACGCGTTATTCCGGGCGTTGCCTACACTTCTCCTGAAGTGGCATGGGTTGGCGAAACCGAGTTGTCTGCCAAAGCCTCCGGTCGAAAAATCACCAAAGCCAACTTCCCATGGGCTGCTTCCGGCCGTGCGATTGCCAACGGTTGCGACAATGGTTTCACTAAGCTGATTTTTGATGCTGAAACCGGCCGCATCATCGGTGGTGGTATCGTTGGTCCTAACGGCGGCGATATGATCGGCGAAGTCTGCTTGGCCATCGAAATGGGCTGTGATGCAGCCGATATTGGTAAAACCATCCACCCACACCCAACACTGGGCGAATCCATCGGTATGGCTGCTGAAGTGGCATTGGGCGTATGTACCGACCTGCCTGCTCAGAAAAAGAAATAA
- the aceF gene encoding dihydrolipoyllysine-residue acetyltransferase: MSIVEIKVPDIGGHENVDIIAVEVKAGDTIAVDDTLITLETDKATMDVPADAAGVVKEVKVKVGDKISEGGVILTVETDAAAADAAPAPAAEAPAAPAAATAAAPAGGATVKVVVPDIGGHTDVDIIAVEIKVGDTVAVDDTLITLETDKATMDVPCTEAGVVKAVFVKVGDKVSEGSAIIEVETAGSAAAAPAPAAQAAAPAPAAAPAPAAPAPAVAPAPAAPAAAKIDEAAFAKAHAGPSARKLARELGVDLGQVKGTGLKGRIMGEDVKAFVKSVMQSGAGKPAAASLGSGLDLLPWPKVDFSKFGSIEVKELSRIKKISGQNLSRNWVVIPHVTVHEEADMTELEEFRKQLNKEWEREGVKLSPLAFIIKASVAALKAFPEFNASLDGDNLVLKNYFNIGFAADTPNGLVVPVIKDVDQKGLKQISQELTELSKKAREGKLKPQEMQGACFTISSLGGIGGTGFTPIVNAPEVAILGVCKSQIKPVWNGKEFAPRLMCPLSLSFDHRVIDGAAGMRFTVFLANLLKDFRRITL, encoded by the coding sequence ATGAGTATCGTAGAAATCAAAGTCCCTGATATCGGCGGTCATGAAAACGTCGACATCATCGCTGTAGAAGTTAAAGCAGGCGACACCATTGCCGTTGACGACACCCTGATTACTTTAGAAACCGACAAAGCCACTATGGACGTACCTGCCGATGCAGCCGGTGTCGTGAAAGAAGTTAAAGTTAAAGTTGGCGATAAAATCTCTGAAGGCGGCGTTATTCTGACCGTTGAAACCGATGCCGCCGCTGCCGATGCAGCCCCGGCTCCTGCAGCTGAAGCTCCTGCAGCTCCCGCTGCCGCTACTGCCGCAGCCCCTGCAGGCGGGGCAACTGTAAAAGTTGTTGTCCCGGATATTGGCGGTCATACAGATGTAGACATTATTGCCGTTGAAATTAAAGTTGGCGACACTGTTGCCGTTGACGACACTCTGATTACTCTGGAAACCGACAAAGCCACTATGGACGTACCATGTACAGAAGCCGGTGTTGTTAAAGCCGTATTTGTAAAAGTTGGCGACAAAGTATCTGAAGGTTCTGCCATTATCGAAGTAGAAACCGCCGGTTCCGCCGCAGCTGCTCCTGCTCCTGCCGCTCAAGCTGCCGCACCTGCACCAGCCGCTGCTCCGGCTCCTGCTGCTCCCGCACCAGCCGTTGCGCCTGCTCCAGCTGCACCTGCAGCTGCCAAAATTGACGAAGCTGCATTTGCCAAAGCTCATGCCGGTCCTTCCGCACGCAAACTGGCACGCGAATTGGGCGTAGATCTGGGTCAAGTCAAAGGTACCGGTCTGAAAGGCCGTATCATGGGCGAAGACGTTAAAGCCTTCGTTAAATCCGTTATGCAAAGCGGTGCAGGCAAACCTGCCGCTGCCTCTTTGGGCAGTGGTCTGGACTTGTTGCCATGGCCTAAAGTTGACTTCTCTAAATTCGGCAGCATCGAAGTTAAAGAGTTGTCTCGCATTAAGAAAATCTCCGGTCAAAACCTGTCTCGCAACTGGGTTGTGATTCCTCACGTTACCGTACACGAAGAAGCGGACATGACCGAATTGGAAGAATTCCGTAAACAGCTGAACAAAGAATGGGAACGCGAAGGCGTGAAACTGTCTCCGTTAGCGTTCATCATTAAAGCCTCTGTTGCTGCGCTGAAAGCCTTCCCTGAATTCAATGCCTCTTTGGATGGCGACAACTTGGTGCTGAAAAACTACTTCAACATCGGTTTCGCAGCCGATACACCAAACGGCTTGGTTGTTCCAGTAATCAAAGACGTAGATCAAAAAGGCTTGAAACAAATCAGCCAAGAGCTGACCGAATTGTCTAAAAAAGCCCGCGAAGGCAAGCTCAAACCACAAGAAATGCAAGGCGCATGCTTTACTATTTCCAGCTTGGGCGGTATCGGCGGTACAGGCTTCACGCCGATCGTGAATGCTCCTGAAGTTGCCATCTTGGGCGTGTGCAAATCCCAAATTAAACCGGTTTGGAACGGCAAAGAATTCGCTCCTCGCCTGATGTGCCCATTGAGCCTGTCCTTCGACCACCGCGTCATCGACGGTGCCGCCGGTATGCGCTTTACCGTATTCCTGGCTAACCTGTTGAAAGACTTCCGCCGCATTACTCTGTAA
- the aceE gene encoding pyruvate dehydrogenase (acetyl-transferring), homodimeric type: MSTQLRDVDPIETKEWLDALSSVLEYEGSERAQYLLESLVKYSRDKGIRMPHGTTTPYLNTVSVEDEKGIPGDQNIEHRIRAFVRWNAAAIVLRAGKKDLELGGHIASFQSAATMYEVGFNHFWKAKGEGEEGDLVFFQGHVAPGIYARAFVEGRLTEDQLNNFRQEVAGHGLPSYPHPHLLPDFWQFPTVSMGLGPLMAIYQARFLKYLESRGLAKTKGRKVWVFCGDGEMDEPESQGAIALASREGLDNLVFVINCNLQRLDGPVRGNGKIIQELEGNFAGAGWNVVKVIWGRRWDRLLAKDKDGILRKRMEECLDGDYQTYKSKDGAYVREHFFNTPELKALVADMTDEQIWALNRGGHDPQKVYNAYDRAVNHADGKPTVILAKTIKGYGMGASGEGQNVAHQAKKMDKASLKQFRDRFDIPVTDEQIDSGDLPYLTFAPDSEEYKYLHARRESLGGYLPQRKPTQEVLEVPELSAFETQLKSSGDREFSTTMAFVRILSTLLKDKKIGKRVVPIVPDESRTFGMEGMFRQYGIWNPKGQQYTPQDKDQLMFYKESVDGQILQEGINEPGAMADWIAAATSYANNDFAMIPFYIYYSMFGFQRVGDLAWAAGDMHARGFLLGGTAGRTTLNGEGLQHEDGHSHIQADLIPNCVTYDPTFQYEVAVIVHDGLRRMYVNHEDVFYYITLMNENYTHPDMPEGVEHDILKGMYLLKAGGKGDKKVQLMGSGTILQEVIAGAELLKADFGVEADIWSCPSFNQLHRDAIEVERFNRLNPLETAKVPFVTSQLQGHDGPVIAATDYIRSYADRIRAYIPNDYHVLGTDGFGRSDSRANLRSFFEVDRYNVAVAALSALAEQGKVSKETVQQAIEKYGIKADAAPSWKR, translated from the coding sequence ATGTCCACCCAATTACGCGATGTTGACCCAATTGAAACCAAAGAATGGTTAGACGCGTTAAGCTCTGTTTTAGAATATGAAGGCAGCGAACGCGCCCAGTATCTGCTGGAAAGTTTGGTCAAATACAGCCGTGACAAAGGCATCCGTATGCCTCACGGCACCACTACTCCATACTTGAACACCGTTTCCGTTGAAGACGAAAAAGGCATCCCTGGCGACCAAAACATCGAACACCGTATCCGTGCATTCGTTCGTTGGAACGCTGCCGCTATCGTTTTGCGCGCAGGTAAAAAAGATTTGGAATTGGGTGGACACATTGCATCTTTCCAATCAGCCGCCACTATGTACGAAGTCGGCTTCAACCACTTCTGGAAAGCTAAAGGCGAAGGCGAAGAAGGCGATTTGGTATTCTTCCAAGGCCACGTTGCCCCTGGTATCTACGCACGCGCTTTCGTTGAAGGCCGTCTGACTGAAGACCAATTGAACAACTTCCGTCAAGAAGTTGCCGGTCATGGTCTGCCTTCCTATCCTCACCCTCACCTGTTGCCTGACTTCTGGCAATTCCCAACCGTATCTATGGGTCTTGGCCCATTGATGGCGATTTACCAAGCCCGTTTCTTGAAATACTTGGAATCTCGCGGCCTGGCTAAAACCAAAGGCCGTAAAGTATGGGTATTCTGCGGTGATGGCGAGATGGACGAACCAGAAAGCCAAGGTGCTATTGCTCTGGCTTCACGCGAAGGCTTGGATAACTTGGTATTCGTCATCAACTGTAACCTGCAACGTTTGGACGGCCCAGTACGCGGTAACGGCAAAATCATTCAAGAGCTGGAAGGCAACTTTGCTGGCGCCGGCTGGAATGTTGTGAAAGTCATCTGGGGTCGTCGTTGGGACCGCCTCTTGGCAAAAGACAAAGATGGCATCCTGCGCAAACGTATGGAAGAGTGCTTGGACGGTGACTACCAAACTTACAAATCCAAAGACGGTGCATACGTTCGCGAACACTTCTTCAATACGCCTGAACTGAAAGCATTGGTCGCCGATATGACTGATGAACAAATTTGGGCATTGAACCGTGGTGGCCATGACCCTCAAAAAGTGTACAACGCTTACGACCGCGCAGTGAACCACGCCGACGGCAAACCTACTGTAATCTTGGCGAAAACCATTAAAGGTTACGGTATGGGTGCATCCGGCGAAGGTCAAAACGTTGCCCACCAAGCCAAAAAAATGGACAAAGCGTCTCTGAAACAATTCCGTGACCGCTTTGACATTCCTGTAACTGACGAGCAAATCGACAGCGGCGACCTGCCTTACCTGACTTTTGCTCCTGACAGCGAAGAATACAAATACCTGCACGCACGTCGCGAATCTTTGGGTGGCTACCTGCCTCAACGCAAACCTACCCAAGAAGTTCTGGAAGTGCCTGAACTGTCAGCATTTGAGACTCAACTGAAATCCAGCGGTGACCGTGAATTCTCAACCACCATGGCTTTCGTCCGCATCCTGTCTACTTTGCTGAAAGACAAAAAAATCGGCAAACGCGTGGTGCCTATCGTTCCAGATGAAAGCCGCACGTTCGGTATGGAAGGTATGTTCCGTCAATACGGTATTTGGAACCCTAAGGGCCAACAATACACTCCTCAAGATAAAGACCAACTGATGTTCTATAAAGAATCTGTTGACGGTCAAATCTTGCAAGAAGGTATTAACGAACCAGGTGCTATGGCTGACTGGATTGCTGCCGCGACCAGCTACGCAAACAACGACTTTGCCATGATTCCTTTCTACATCTACTACTCTATGTTCGGTTTCCAACGCGTTGGCGACTTGGCATGGGCAGCAGGCGATATGCATGCACGCGGTTTCCTGCTGGGTGGTACAGCCGGCCGTACAACACTGAATGGCGAAGGTTTGCAACACGAAGACGGTCACAGCCACATTCAAGCAGACTTGATTCCAAACTGTGTAACTTACGATCCGACATTCCAATATGAAGTAGCCGTTATCGTACACGATGGCTTGCGCCGCATGTATGTTAACCACGAAGACGTGTTCTACTACATCACCCTGATGAATGAAAACTACACCCATCCGGACATGCCTGAAGGTGTAGAACATGACATCCTGAAAGGTATGTACTTACTGAAAGCCGGCGGCAAAGGCGATAAAAAAGTCCAATTGATGGGTTCCGGTACCATCCTGCAAGAAGTAATTGCCGGTGCCGAATTGTTGAAAGCCGACTTCGGCGTAGAAGCAGACATCTGGTCTTGCCCATCATTCAACCAGCTGCACCGCGATGCCATCGAAGTGGAACGCTTCAATCGTCTGAACCCATTGGAAACTGCAAAAGTACCGTTTGTTACTTCTCAACTGCAAGGTCATGACGGTCCGGTTATTGCCGCTACCGACTACATCCGCAGCTATGCTGACCGTATCCGTGCCTACATCCCTAACGACTACCACGTCTTGGGTACCGATGGCTTCGGTCGTTCCGACAGCCGTGCCAACCTGCGCAGCTTCTTCGAAGTTGACCGCTACAACGTTGCCGTTGCTGCATTGAGCGCTCTGGCCGAACAGGGCAAAGTCAGCAAAGAAACCGTTCAACAAGCCATTGAAAAATATGGTATTAAAGCCGATGCAGCTCCTAGCTGGAAACGCTAA